DNA sequence from the Tenacibaculum mesophilum genome:
TACTGATAAGCCGGAGAAATCTTTATTAGCTCCGAAAAAACGATCTGGAGGTCGAAACAACCAGGGTAGAATGACTACACGTAACATCGGTGGAGGTCATAAACAAAAATACCGTATTATCGATTTTAAAAGAGATAAGCAAGGTATTCCTGCAACAGTAAAAACTATTGAGTACGATCCAAACCGTACTGCATTTATTGCATTAGTTAGTTATGCTGATGGTGAAAAACGTTATGTGATTGCACAAAACGGATTAAAAGTAGGTCAAACAATCATTTCAGGAAAGGAAGTAGCTCCAGAAGTAGGTAACGCTATGTATTTAAGTGAAATTCCTTTAGGAACTACAATTTCTTGTATTGAGTTACACCCAGGTCAAGGAGCTGTTATGGCTCGTTCTGCTGGAGCTTTTGCTCAGTTAGTTGCAAAAGAAGGTAAATATGCAACTGTTAAATTACCTTCTGGAGAAACAAGATTTATCTTATTAACTTGTATGGCTACAATTGGAGTAGTGTCTAACTCAGACCACCAATTATTAGTTTCAGGTAAAGCAGGTAGAAGTAGATGGTTAGGAAGAAGACCAAGAACAAATGCAGTAAGAATGAACCCAGTTGATCACCCAATGGGAGGTGGTGAAGGACGTTCTTCTGGAGGGCATCCAAGATCTAGAAACGGTATTCCTGCTAAAGGATTTAAGACTAGATCAAAGACCAAAGCTAGTAATAAGTATATCGTAGAACGTAGAAAGAAATAATAAACCATGGCAAGATCATTAAAAAAAGGACCTTACGTTCACTATAAGTTAGAGAAAAAAGTGTTAGCTAACGTAGAAGCAGGTAGTAAGTCAGTTATCAAAACTTGGTCTAGAGCAAGTATGATTACTCCTGATTTCGTAGGACAAACAATTGCAGTTCACAACGGACGTCAGTTTGTACCAGTTTACGTTACTGAAAACATGGTAGGTCATAAATTAGGCGAATTTTCACCAACACGCTCATTTAGAGGACATGCTGGTGCAAAAAATAAAGGTAAAAAATAGTAGGAAATTATGGGAAGTCGTAAACATAACATGGCAACACAGTTAAAAGAAGCTAGAAAGTCTAGAGCTTTCGCTAAATTAACTAATTGTCCTACATCACCAAGGAAAATGCGCTTGGTAGCAGATTTAGTAAGAGGAGTAGAAGTTGAAAAAGCTTTACAAATCTTAAAGTTCAGTCCAAAAGAAGCATCACGTAACTTAGAAAAGTTATTATTATCAGCTATTGCTAACTGGCAAGCTAAAAATGAAGATGCAAGCATTGAAGATGCTGGATTATACGTAAAATCAATTTGTGTTGATAGCGCAGGTATGTTAAAAAGGTTAAGACCAGCTCCGCAAGGTCGTGCACATAGAATTCGTAAGCGTTCTAATCACGTAACTTTAGAGTTAGGAACTAAAA
Encoded proteins:
- the rplV gene encoding 50S ribosomal protein L22 encodes the protein MGSRKHNMATQLKEARKSRAFAKLTNCPTSPRKMRLVADLVRGVEVEKALQILKFSPKEASRNLEKLLLSAIANWQAKNEDASIEDAGLYVKSICVDSAGMLKRLRPAPQGRAHRIRKRSNHVTLELGTKNNSN
- the rplB gene encoding 50S ribosomal protein L2; translated protein: MSVRKLKPITPGQRFRVVNGFDTITTDKPEKSLLAPKKRSGGRNNQGRMTTRNIGGGHKQKYRIIDFKRDKQGIPATVKTIEYDPNRTAFIALVSYADGEKRYVIAQNGLKVGQTIISGKEVAPEVGNAMYLSEIPLGTTISCIELHPGQGAVMARSAGAFAQLVAKEGKYATVKLPSGETRFILLTCMATIGVVSNSDHQLLVSGKAGRSRWLGRRPRTNAVRMNPVDHPMGGGEGRSSGGHPRSRNGIPAKGFKTRSKTKASNKYIVERRKK
- the rpsS gene encoding 30S ribosomal protein S19; translation: MARSLKKGPYVHYKLEKKVLANVEAGSKSVIKTWSRASMITPDFVGQTIAVHNGRQFVPVYVTENMVGHKLGEFSPTRSFRGHAGAKNKGKK